One region of Thiorhodovibrio frisius genomic DNA includes:
- the queC gene encoding 7-cyano-7-deazaguanine synthase QueC: MTDTSRPAVVLLSGGLDSATVLAIAKDQGFAPHALSFRYGQRHLIELQAAARVAEALGAAEHRVVAVDLAGFGGSALTAKMDVPKHRDVGEIGLGIPTTYVPARNTVFLSLALAWAEVLGATDIFIGVNALDYSGYPDCRPEYIVAFERMANLATRAGVEGRERLRLHTPLIEMTKAQIIRCGLALGVDYGLTLSCYDPSPEGKSCGGCDACLLRAKGFAEAGVDDPVDGN, translated from the coding sequence ATGACTGATACTTCCCGTCCTGCCGTGGTGCTGTTAAGCGGCGGGCTGGACTCGGCCACGGTGCTGGCCATTGCAAAGGATCAGGGGTTTGCCCCCCACGCGCTGTCCTTTCGCTACGGGCAACGGCATTTGATTGAACTCCAGGCGGCTGCCCGGGTGGCCGAGGCGCTTGGGGCGGCAGAGCACCGCGTTGTGGCGGTCGACCTGGCCGGTTTTGGCGGCTCGGCGCTCACGGCGAAGATGGACGTGCCCAAGCATCGCGATGTCGGCGAGATTGGCTTAGGCATTCCAACCACCTATGTGCCGGCGCGCAATACCGTGTTTCTGTCCCTGGCGCTGGCCTGGGCCGAGGTGCTGGGCGCGACCGACATTTTCATTGGTGTCAATGCGCTGGACTATTCGGGCTACCCCGACTGCCGGCCCGAGTACATAGTCGCGTTTGAGCGCATGGCCAACCTGGCCACGCGCGCCGGGGTCGAGGGACGCGAGCGCCTGCGGCTGCATACCCCGCTGATCGAAATGACCAAGGCCCAGATCATCCGTTGCGGTTTGGCGCTTGGCGTGGACTACGGGCTCACCCTAAGTTGTTACGACCCAAGCCCAGAAGGCAAGTCCTGCGGCGGCTGCGATGCCTGCCTGCTCAGGGCCAAGGGATTTGCCGAGGCGGGAGTGGACGATCCAGTCGATGGGAATTGA
- a CDS encoding 6-carboxytetrahydropterin synthase, translated as MDALLFTAAETFHAARRLANLPAGHRARAVHGHGFGVKIHADLRERGDLGAGTETRALGDVLRQASAALDYQDLNAFIAEPGDLGIATWLGERLVESLHPGRLAALGLNSTAWQGVTTVAEAPTRGWRRYRFEAAHRLPSVPEGHPCGRMHGHGFEVTLHADLAPDDPTGLSGYDKLDAAWAPLARQLHHSCLNLLSGLENPTSELLCLWLWQRLEPELPGLRQVMVRETRTAGCCYDGQRFRIWKDLFFESALRFGELPEADPWHGLHGHSYALRLMLGAPLDEVLGWTVDFGDVKVLFKPVYARLDHFDLSTLPGLQRPGVAELLHWIAGQVADVLPQIDGIALNPTPGCGASLSLAGADHGLTLPAL; from the coding sequence ATGGATGCATTGCTTTTCACCGCCGCCGAGACCTTCCACGCCGCGCGTCGGCTTGCCAACCTGCCGGCGGGGCATCGCGCGAGGGCTGTGCATGGACATGGTTTTGGCGTCAAGATCCATGCGGATCTGCGCGAGCGCGGTGATCTTGGGGCTGGAACCGAAACGCGCGCGCTCGGCGATGTGCTACGGCAGGCGAGTGCGGCGCTGGATTATCAGGATCTGAACGCTTTCATCGCGGAGCCCGGCGATCTGGGCATCGCCACCTGGTTGGGCGAGCGCCTGGTCGAGTCCCTGCATCCGGGCCGGCTCGCCGCTCTGGGATTGAACAGCACCGCCTGGCAGGGCGTGACTACAGTCGCTGAGGCGCCAACGCGCGGCTGGCGGCGTTATCGCTTCGAGGCCGCGCATCGATTACCCAGTGTGCCCGAGGGGCATCCCTGCGGGCGCATGCACGGGCATGGTTTCGAGGTAACGCTGCATGCTGATCTTGCTCCGGACGATCCAACAGGCTTGTCCGGCTATGACAAGTTGGATGCCGCTTGGGCACCGCTTGCGCGCCAATTGCATCATAGCTGCCTGAACCTCCTGTCGGGGCTTGAGAATCCGACCAGCGAGCTGCTTTGCTTATGGCTGTGGCAGCGCCTTGAGCCGGAGCTGCCCGGGCTGCGTCAGGTGATGGTGCGCGAGACGCGCACGGCGGGTTGCTGTTACGACGGACAGCGGTTTCGCATCTGGAAGGATCTGTTCTTTGAGAGCGCGCTGCGCTTTGGCGAGCTGCCTGAGGCTGATCCCTGGCATGGTCTGCATGGTCACAGTTATGCGCTGCGTTTGATGCTCGGTGCGCCTCTGGACGAGGTGCTGGGCTGGACGGTGGATTTCGGCGATGTGAAAGTGCTCTTTAAACCGGTGTATGCGCGGCTCGATCACTTTGATTTGAGCACACTGCCTGGGCTGCAACGCCCAGGGGTGGCGGAGCTGCTGCACTGGATTGCCGGGCAGGTTGCCGATGTCTTGCCGCAGATCGATGGGATTGCGCTAAACCCAACCCCGGGGTGCGGGGCATCGCTGAGTTTGGCTGGTGCTGATCATGGTCTGACGTTGCCGGCGTTATGA
- the queE gene encoding 7-carboxy-7-deazaguanine synthase, whose protein sequence is MAYQVHEIFHSLQGEGARSGRSALFCRFAGCNLWSGREQDRAAAICRFCDTEFRGTHGSGGGVFASAAALADHLGDLWHSQTSGAERPYIVCTGGEPLLQLDQPLIDVLHARGGEIAVETNGTIEPPVGIDWLCVSPKAGATLVATRGDELKLVFPQPGLTPEAVEALEQLEFREFFLQPCDGPERAANIDAALSYCKAHPRWRLSLQLHKLLGIR, encoded by the coding sequence GTGGCCTATCAGGTCCACGAGATTTTCCATAGCCTGCAAGGTGAAGGCGCGCGCAGCGGGCGCTCGGCGCTTTTCTGTCGCTTTGCCGGCTGTAATCTTTGGTCCGGGCGCGAGCAGGATCGTGCGGCAGCCATCTGTCGCTTCTGCGATACCGAGTTTCGTGGCACCCATGGCAGCGGGGGCGGTGTGTTTGCCTCGGCCGCCGCGCTGGCCGATCATCTGGGCGACCTTTGGCACTCGCAGACGAGCGGGGCTGAACGGCCCTACATTGTCTGCACCGGCGGGGAGCCGCTGTTGCAGCTCGATCAGCCGCTGATCGATGTCCTGCATGCCCGTGGTGGTGAAATCGCGGTTGAGACCAATGGAACCATCGAGCCGCCAGTGGGAATCGACTGGCTGTGTGTCAGCCCGAAAGCCGGGGCAACTCTGGTGGCAACCCGAGGCGATGAACTAAAGCTGGTGTTTCCGCAACCTGGACTGACGCCCGAGGCAGTTGAGGCTCTCGAGCAGCTCGAGTTCCGCGAGTTTTTTCTCCAACCCTGCGATGGACCCGAACGCGCGGCCAATATCGACGCAGCGCTGAGTTACTGCAAGGCCCACCCGCGCTGGCGGCTGAGCCTACAGTTGCACAAGCTGCTAGGGATCCGGTGA
- a CDS encoding tetratricopeptide repeat protein — MAEIFMPKDALPETQTDAQADETGLSEDAARVAKERHIPTELAEMISQADRLHEAGQIDEAETLYREVLNQDPYEPITLNQLGVLKINDGDPEGALTFIRRALASEPDASEYHYNLGVALTQLERIEEAASAFDRSLELDPSNAAACNNLGAMLMMQEQTEAATAAFLTAIKLDPQYAGAYNNLGRLLAQTGKHQDAETILEHAIRLSPTDPEAWKVLAEAQAANGKEEEAQRSRSVAQSLLSSPSERQH; from the coding sequence ATGGCTGAGATTTTCATGCCCAAAGACGCCTTGCCCGAGACCCAGACCGACGCGCAAGCCGACGAAACCGGGCTCAGCGAAGACGCCGCGCGGGTCGCGAAGGAGCGCCACATCCCGACCGAACTGGCAGAAATGATCAGCCAGGCCGACCGCCTGCACGAAGCAGGCCAGATCGATGAGGCCGAGACCCTCTACCGCGAGGTGCTAAACCAAGACCCCTACGAGCCCATCACGCTCAACCAACTCGGGGTGCTGAAAATCAACGACGGCGACCCGGAAGGAGCGCTGACATTCATCCGCCGCGCCCTGGCCTCTGAACCCGATGCATCGGAATATCATTACAACCTCGGCGTCGCACTGACCCAACTCGAGCGCATCGAAGAAGCCGCTAGCGCCTTTGACCGCAGTTTGGAACTCGACCCCTCCAATGCCGCCGCCTGCAACAATCTCGGCGCCATGCTCATGATGCAGGAGCAAACCGAAGCCGCCACCGCAGCCTTTCTGACCGCGATCAAGCTCGACCCACAATACGCCGGCGCTTACAACAATCTCGGCCGCCTACTGGCCCAGACCGGCAAACACCAGGATGCCGAAACCATCCTTGAGCATGCCATTCGCTTGAGCCCCACCGACCCTGAGGCATGGAAGGTGCTGGCCGAGGCCCAGGCCGCCAACGGCAAGGAGGAAGAAGCCCAGCGCAGCCGCTCGGTGGCGCAGTCCTTGCTCTCCTCCCCCTCCGAGCGTCAGCACTGA
- the yajC gene encoding preprotein translocase subunit YajC, which yields MNFFISDAMAQAEGAAGPADSFLGLLFPIGLIIILYFLMIRPQIKRQKEHKALVDGLSKGDEVITMGGVAGRIVDIGDNFAQLEVADGVTIKIRRASVEAVLPKGSLKEL from the coding sequence ATGAACTTTTTCATTTCCGATGCCATGGCCCAGGCTGAAGGGGCGGCGGGTCCGGCTGATTCCTTTCTTGGTCTACTCTTTCCTATCGGCCTGATCATTATTCTCTACTTTTTAATGATTCGCCCGCAGATCAAGCGCCAAAAGGAGCACAAGGCGCTGGTGGATGGGCTGAGCAAGGGGGATGAGGTGATTACCATGGGTGGAGTGGCCGGTCGTATTGTCGATATCGGTGACAATTTCGCCCAGTTGGAGGTCGCCGATGGGGTGACCATTAAAATCCGCCGCGCGTCGGTGGAGGCCGTGTTGCCCAAGGGTTCACTAAAGGAACTCTAG